The Aeromicrobium senzhongii genome includes a window with the following:
- a CDS encoding NAD(P)H-dependent oxidoreductase — translation MSDQPVSEPVRTAVVVGNPKPASRTLSAATHVARELTGAEPDLVVDLATLGAQVLDHGSARVAELVGLVGRADLVIVASPTYKGTYTGLLKVFLDRFAGGTGLRGLAVPLLLGAGPQHALASELTLRPVLTELGATVPGRGLFILDTQYEEPAAYDPWLEEVRPLVRALLQAVA, via the coding sequence TTGTCTGACCAGCCGGTGTCCGAGCCCGTCCGCACGGCCGTCGTCGTCGGCAACCCGAAGCCGGCGTCACGCACGCTCTCCGCCGCCACGCACGTGGCCCGTGAGCTGACCGGTGCCGAGCCGGACCTGGTCGTCGACCTCGCGACGCTCGGGGCGCAGGTGCTCGACCACGGCTCGGCCCGGGTCGCCGAGCTGGTCGGGCTGGTCGGCCGGGCCGACCTCGTCATCGTGGCCTCACCGACCTACAAGGGCACGTACACGGGCTTGCTCAAGGTGTTCCTCGACCGCTTCGCCGGTGGCACGGGGCTGCGAGGGCTGGCGGTGCCGCTGCTGCTGGGCGCGGGTCCGCAGCACGCCCTGGCGTCGGAGCTCACGCTGCGTCCGGTCCTCACCGAGCTCGGAGCGACCGTTCCGGGGCGCGGGCTGTTCATCCTCGACACGCAGTACGAGGAGCCGGCCGCCTACGATCCCTGGCTCGAGGAGGTCCGGCCGCTGGTGCGGGCCCTGCTGCAGGCGGTCGCATGA
- a CDS encoding flavin reductase family protein: MTAAFPTNQDLDPRRLRTAFGNFPSGVVAVAAEVDGAPVGLAASSFTSVSLDPPLVSINLTATSKTWPDLRRAVRLGVTVLASHHGPLCRQLAGAVEQRFTGIDYSVSPEGSIFIDDGMATFDTTIHREVPAGDHILVLLELHAVEHRSDGGPLLFHRSVFGQLAAAE, translated from the coding sequence ATGACGGCCGCGTTCCCGACCAACCAGGACCTGGACCCGCGCCGGCTGCGCACGGCGTTCGGCAACTTCCCCAGCGGCGTGGTGGCGGTGGCGGCCGAGGTCGACGGGGCGCCGGTGGGCCTCGCGGCCAGCAGTTTCACGAGCGTCAGCCTCGATCCGCCGCTGGTGTCGATCAACCTCACCGCGACGTCCAAGACCTGGCCCGACCTGCGACGCGCGGTCAGGCTGGGGGTCACGGTGCTCGCCAGCCATCACGGCCCGTTGTGCCGCCAACTGGCCGGCGCGGTCGAGCAGCGCTTCACCGGCATCGACTACAGCGTCAGCCCTGAAGGGTCGATCTTCATCGACGACGGGATGGCCACGTTCGACACGACGATCCATCGCGAGGTGCCCGCCGGCGACCACATCCTGGTGCTGCTGGAGCTCCACGCGGTCGAGCATCGCTCCGACGGGGGACCGCTGTTGTTCCACCGCAGTGTGTTCGGTCAGCTGGCGGCAGCCGAGTGA
- a CDS encoding MBL fold metallo-hydrolase, translating to MTARIDHGVVSGTFSLDGETFDVDNNVWVVGDDAECIVIDAPHDVDAIMQIVGDRRVTAIVLTHAHDDHCRFAPELRERTGAPIWLNPDERPLWELTHTNVSWDRDLTDGTELTVGGTTLRAIHTPGHAPGATCLLAEDLGCVFTGDTLFHGGPGATGRSYSDADVIRESIAARLFTLPGETVVHTGHGDDTTIAAERDRA from the coding sequence ATGACCGCGCGCATCGACCACGGCGTCGTCTCGGGCACCTTCAGCCTCGACGGCGAGACGTTCGACGTCGACAACAACGTCTGGGTCGTCGGTGACGACGCCGAGTGCATCGTCATCGACGCCCCGCACGACGTGGACGCGATCATGCAGATCGTCGGCGACCGCCGGGTCACCGCGATCGTGCTGACCCACGCGCACGACGACCACTGCCGCTTCGCCCCCGAGCTGCGCGAGCGGACCGGCGCCCCGATCTGGCTCAACCCCGACGAGCGGCCGCTGTGGGAGCTGACCCACACGAACGTGTCCTGGGACCGCGACCTCACGGACGGCACCGAGCTCACGGTCGGCGGCACGACCCTGCGCGCGATCCACACGCCGGGCCACGCGCCCGGCGCGACGTGCCTGCTGGCCGAGGACCTGGGCTGCGTCTTCACGGGCGACACCCTCTTCCACGGTGGTCCCGGCGCGACGGGCCGTTCGTACAGCGACGCCGACGTCATCCGCGAGTCGATCGCCGCGCGTCTGTTCACCCTCCCGGGCGAGACGGTCGTGCACACCGGTCACGGTGATGACACGACGATCGCCGCAGAGCGCGACCGCGCGTGA
- a CDS encoding S-(hydroxymethyl)mycothiol dehydrogenase: MQQVKGVIARAKDAPVELVTINVPDPGPGEAVVTIQACGVCHTDLHYRQGGINDEFPFLLGHEASGIVEAVGEGVTEVAPGDFVVLNWRAVCGECRACKRGDLQYCFATHNAKQKMTLEDGTELSPALGIGAFIEKTLVAAGQCTKVDPQARPAAVGLLGCGVMAGIGAAINTGALTRGRSAAVIGCGGVGVAAVAGAALAGASPIIAVDIDPAKLEAARKMGATHTVDSSKVDPVEEIKRICAETYEGAEGADVVIEAVGRPETWKQAFYARDLAGTVVLVGVPTPDMTVPELPLIDVFGRGGALKSSWYGDCLPSRDFPMLVDLYQQGRLDLDAFVTEEIGIEDVEAAFEKMHHGDVLRSVVVL, translated from the coding sequence GTGCAGCAGGTCAAGGGCGTCATCGCGCGAGCGAAGGACGCACCGGTCGAACTGGTCACCATCAACGTTCCCGACCCCGGCCCGGGCGAGGCGGTGGTGACGATCCAGGCGTGCGGTGTCTGCCACACCGACCTGCACTACCGCCAGGGCGGCATCAACGACGAGTTCCCGTTCCTGCTCGGCCACGAGGCCTCCGGCATCGTCGAGGCCGTCGGCGAGGGTGTCACCGAGGTCGCTCCCGGTGACTTCGTCGTCCTGAACTGGCGCGCCGTCTGCGGAGAGTGCCGTGCGTGCAAGCGCGGTGACCTGCAGTACTGCTTCGCCACCCACAACGCCAAGCAGAAGATGACGCTCGAGGACGGCACGGAGCTCTCGCCCGCGCTGGGCATCGGCGCGTTCATCGAGAAGACGCTCGTCGCCGCCGGCCAGTGCACGAAGGTCGATCCGCAGGCCCGGCCCGCGGCCGTGGGCCTGCTCGGCTGCGGCGTCATGGCCGGCATCGGTGCGGCCATCAACACCGGCGCTCTGACCCGGGGCCGCTCGGCGGCCGTCATCGGCTGCGGAGGCGTCGGGGTCGCCGCCGTCGCGGGTGCGGCCCTCGCCGGCGCCAGCCCGATCATCGCGGTCGACATCGACCCGGCGAAGCTCGAGGCTGCACGCAAGATGGGCGCGACCCACACGGTCGACTCCTCGAAGGTCGACCCCGTCGAGGAGATCAAGCGCATCTGCGCCGAGACCTACGAGGGCGCCGAAGGTGCCGACGTCGTGATCGAGGCGGTCGGCCGTCCCGAGACGTGGAAGCAGGCGTTCTACGCCCGCGACCTGGCCGGCACCGTGGTCCTGGTGGGCGTCCCCACGCCGGACATGACGGTCCCCGAGCTGCCCCTGATCGACGTCTTCGGACGCGGCGGGGCCCTGAAGTCCAGCTGGTACGGCGACTGCCTGCCCAGCCGCGACTTCCCGATGCTCGTCGACCTGTACCAGCAGGGCCGGCTCGACCTGGACGCCTTCGTCACCGAGGAGATCGGCATCGAGGACGTCGAGGCGGCCTTCGAGAAGATGCACCACGGCGACGTGCTGCGCTCGGTGGTGGTGCTCTGA
- a CDS encoding HNH endonuclease, giving the protein MDPGVDELVGALRAAAHAVRSVTTSTADELRALVQARDAVEAAMSDRLAELDRSQGYVAEDASSVSTWARRELRQDARRTRQLITAAGTMCELPQVGEAARAGRISIDHVARFSFALAHVDQVEVRRLESHLVAVALLHPPSRVKALVDRLRAILHAEELDEAWIAGADKAHLTLNALQDGWHVTGFLPIDVGAKLKVVLDAVSVPREAGDRRSASERRIDGLDQLLTRVLAEGLPTDGTVRPQIHVIVDAGTLQQALAPDTQGAFVPVEPAVLHGFGHIGPNLLAHLTCGADLIPVLVDHIGPNRTVLDVGRRHRDATAKQRHAVWVQQDGRCDTDHCRNSIDHVHHRRRWSDGGPTDLANLVGLCTACHRHTHRHDTVLARAG; this is encoded by the coding sequence ATGGATCCGGGGGTCGATGAGTTGGTCGGTGCACTGCGCGCGGCGGCGCACGCCGTGCGCTCGGTGACGACGTCGACCGCCGATGAACTGCGCGCGCTGGTGCAGGCCCGTGACGCGGTCGAGGCCGCGATGAGCGACCGGTTGGCCGAGCTCGACCGGTCACAGGGGTACGTCGCCGAGGATGCCTCCAGCGTGTCCACCTGGGCGCGGCGTGAGTTGCGTCAGGATGCGCGGCGGACGCGTCAGCTGATCACCGCGGCGGGGACGATGTGTGAGTTGCCGCAGGTGGGGGAGGCCGCAAGGGCCGGTCGGATCTCGATCGATCATGTGGCGCGGTTCTCGTTCGCGTTGGCCCATGTCGACCAGGTCGAGGTGCGGCGGTTGGAGTCACACCTGGTCGCCGTGGCGTTGCTGCATCCGCCGTCGCGGGTCAAGGCGTTGGTCGACCGGTTGCGGGCGATCCTCCATGCCGAGGAGCTCGACGAGGCGTGGATCGCCGGCGCGGACAAGGCGCACTTGACGCTGAACGCGTTGCAGGACGGGTGGCACGTCACCGGGTTCCTGCCGATCGACGTCGGGGCGAAGCTGAAGGTGGTTCTGGATGCGGTGTCGGTGCCGCGGGAGGCGGGAGACCGGCGCTCCGCCTCCGAGCGTCGCATCGATGGCCTGGATCAGTTGTTGACGCGGGTGCTGGCCGAGGGTCTGCCCACCGACGGCACCGTGCGTCCCCAGATCCACGTCATCGTCGATGCCGGCACCTTGCAGCAGGCGCTCGCACCCGACACCCAAGGCGCCTTCGTGCCGGTCGAGCCGGCCGTCCTGCACGGCTTCGGCCACATCGGACCGAACCTGCTGGCGCACCTGACCTGCGGCGCCGACCTGATCCCGGTCCTGGTCGACCACATCGGACCGAACCGCACCGTCCTGGACGTCGGGCGCCGTCACCGGGACGCCACCGCGAAACAACGCCACGCGGTCTGGGTCCAACAAGACGGCCGCTGCGACACCGACCACTGCCGCAACTCGATCGATCATGTCCATCACCGCAGACGGTGGTCCGACGGCGGCCCCACCGACCTGGCCAACCTCGTCGGACTCTGCACCGCCTGCCACCGCCACACCCACCGCCACGACACCGTCCTGGCGAGAGCCGGCTGA
- a CDS encoding AlkA N-terminal domain-containing protein: MDPVDCYRAVSARDARFDGVFYTAVRTTGIYCRPSCPAMTPREANVGFYRSAAAAERAGFRACRRCRPDSTPGSPEWNVRADVVARAVRLIGDGVVEREGVSGLAGRLGYSERQVNRLVTAELGAGPQAIARSNRARTARLLLETTAMRAADVAFAAGYGSVRQFNDSIRESFGLTPRELRARSRRSTHDGAGRIRLELAVRPPFHGAGLLEWLAPRAIEGVEAVGERTYARILNLPHGVGAVELELHGDHVTADLELTDLRDLATAVHRCRRLLDLDADPVAIDEALSTDPLLADLVHEVPGIRLPGQVDGFEMVLRAIVGQQVSVAGARTILGRIARSRGTEVDLALARRHGLTHAFATAESVAEAAPEEFAMPRGRAAAILAVAHAIAAGELDLDPGADRERAREQLLAIRGIGPWTADYVRMRALGDPDVLLDTDLVLRRVLAREGLDRARTDRWRPWRSYASLHLWRTA, translated from the coding sequence ATGGACCCCGTCGACTGCTACCGAGCCGTGAGTGCCCGGGACGCGCGGTTCGACGGCGTCTTCTACACGGCGGTCCGGACGACGGGCATCTACTGCCGACCCTCGTGCCCGGCCATGACGCCGCGCGAGGCCAACGTCGGCTTCTACCGGTCGGCGGCCGCCGCCGAGCGGGCCGGCTTCCGTGCCTGCCGGCGGTGCCGGCCCGACAGCACGCCGGGCTCGCCGGAGTGGAACGTCCGGGCCGACGTCGTCGCACGCGCCGTCCGACTGATCGGTGACGGCGTCGTCGAGCGCGAGGGCGTGAGCGGGTTGGCCGGCCGCCTCGGTTACAGCGAGCGTCAGGTCAATCGCCTCGTCACCGCCGAGCTCGGTGCAGGCCCGCAGGCGATCGCGCGCAGCAACCGGGCCCGCACGGCTCGGCTCCTGCTCGAGACCACCGCGATGCGCGCGGCCGACGTCGCCTTCGCCGCCGGATACGGATCGGTGCGGCAGTTCAACGACTCCATCCGCGAGTCGTTCGGGCTCACTCCGCGCGAGTTGCGTGCCCGGTCGCGCCGCTCGACCCACGACGGTGCCGGTCGCATCCGGCTCGAGCTGGCCGTCCGGCCGCCGTTCCATGGGGCGGGTCTGCTCGAGTGGCTCGCCCCGCGGGCGATCGAGGGAGTCGAGGCCGTGGGCGAGCGCACGTACGCCCGGATCCTCAACCTGCCGCACGGCGTCGGCGCGGTCGAGCTGGAGCTGCACGGCGATCACGTCACGGCCGATCTCGAGCTGACCGACCTGCGCGACCTGGCCACGGCGGTGCACCGCTGTCGCCGGCTGCTCGACCTCGACGCCGATCCCGTCGCGATCGACGAGGCGCTGTCGACCGATCCGCTGCTGGCCGACCTCGTCCACGAGGTCCCGGGCATTCGGCTGCCCGGCCAGGTCGACGGGTTCGAGATGGTGCTGCGTGCGATCGTCGGCCAACAGGTGTCGGTGGCCGGCGCGCGCACGATCCTGGGCCGGATCGCCCGTTCGCGTGGCACCGAGGTGGACCTCGCGCTGGCCCGTCGTCACGGGCTCACCCACGCCTTCGCCACCGCCGAGTCCGTCGCCGAGGCGGCCCCCGAGGAGTTCGCCATGCCCCGCGGCCGGGCCGCAGCGATCCTCGCGGTCGCGCATGCGATCGCCGCGGGCGAGCTGGACCTCGATCCGGGCGCCGACCGCGAGCGGGCGAGGGAGCAGCTCCTGGCGATTCGGGGGATCGGCCCGTGGACCGCCGACTACGTCAGGATGCGGGCGCTCGGCGATCCCGACGTCCTGCTCGACACCGACCTCGTGCTGCGGCGTGTCCTCGCGCGCGAAGGGCTCGACCGGGCACGCACCGACCGGTGGCGGCCATGGCGGTCGTACGCCTCACTGCACCTGTGGAGGACCGCATGA
- a CDS encoding methylated-DNA--[protein]-cysteine S-methyltransferase produces the protein MDSPVGGLRLYVDAGLLTRIAFDAEPDGERDEDDLLDEVERQLTECFAGERREFDLPVAADGTEFQKKVWAYLRKIPYGETVTYGQIATDLGYEPGISRAVGAANGANPIPIVVPCHRVIGSDGKLTGYAGGVERKTILLELEQPGLF, from the coding sequence ATGGACTCACCCGTCGGCGGCCTGCGCCTGTACGTCGATGCGGGGCTGCTCACCCGCATCGCCTTCGACGCCGAGCCCGACGGGGAGCGCGACGAGGACGACCTGCTGGACGAGGTCGAGCGACAGCTGACCGAGTGCTTCGCCGGTGAACGACGCGAGTTCGATCTGCCGGTCGCCGCCGACGGCACCGAGTTCCAGAAGAAGGTGTGGGCCTACCTGCGCAAGATCCCTTACGGCGAGACGGTGACCTACGGGCAGATCGCCACCGACCTGGGCTACGAGCCCGGCATCTCGCGCGCCGTCGGGGCGGCCAACGGCGCCAACCCGATCCCGATCGTCGTGCCGTGCCATCGGGTGATCGGCTCGGACGGCAAGCTCACCGGGTACGCGGGCGGCGTCGAGCGCAAGACGATCCTGCTCGAGCTGGAGCAGCCCGGCCTGTTCTGA
- a CDS encoding IclR family transcriptional regulator, whose translation MDNSSGVGVLDKAALVLAALEPGPATLAGLVTATGLARPTAHRLAVALEHHRLVARDMQGRFILGPRLSELAAAAGEDRLLAAAGPVLARLRDITGESAQLFRRQGDHRVCVSAADRPTGLRDSIPVGSQLTMSGGSAAQVLLAWEDPERMNKGLMKATFSAAELSAVRKRGWAQSVGEREPGVGSVSAPVRSPSGKVVAAVSVSGPLERLTRQPGRMHAPAVVAAAEKLSQNLRR comes from the coding sequence ATGGACAACTCTAGCGGAGTCGGCGTTCTTGACAAAGCCGCCCTCGTACTGGCGGCGCTCGAGCCGGGACCGGCGACGCTGGCCGGTCTGGTGACCGCCACGGGCCTGGCACGGCCCACCGCACACCGCCTCGCGGTGGCCCTGGAACACCACCGACTGGTGGCGCGCGACATGCAGGGTCGCTTCATTCTAGGCCCGCGGTTGTCCGAGCTGGCCGCTGCTGCGGGCGAGGATCGACTGCTCGCCGCCGCCGGCCCCGTCCTGGCCCGACTGCGCGACATCACGGGCGAGTCCGCCCAGCTGTTCCGACGTCAGGGCGACCACCGCGTGTGCGTCTCGGCCGCCGATCGGCCGACCGGTCTGCGCGACTCGATCCCCGTCGGCAGCCAGCTGACGATGTCGGGCGGCTCCGCCGCCCAGGTCCTGCTGGCGTGGGAGGACCCCGAGCGCATGAACAAGGGCCTCATGAAGGCCACGTTCTCGGCCGCCGAGCTGTCCGCCGTGCGCAAGCGCGGCTGGGCGCAGAGCGTCGGCGAGCGCGAGCCGGGCGTCGGCTCGGTCTCGGCCCCCGTCCGCTCCCCCAGTGGCAAGGTCGTCGCCGCGGTGTCGGTCTCGGGTCCCCTGGAGCGCCTCACCCGCCAGCCCGGTCGCATGCACGCGCCGGCCGTCGTGGCGGCTGCCGAGAAGCTCTCGCAGAACCTGCGTCGCTGA
- the leuC gene encoding 3-isopropylmalate dehydratase large subunit, protein MGKTLAEKIWDDHVVRSAPGEPDLLFIDLHLLHEVTSPQAFDGLRLSGRSVRRPDLTLATEDHNIPTTDLDKPIADPVSRTQVETLRRNCAEFGVRLHPMGDIEQGIVHVVGPQLGLTQPGMTIVCGDSHTSTHGAFGSIAFGIGTSEVEHVLATQSLSQAKPKMMAVDVVGDLPAGTTAKDLILALITQETTGGGQGYIVEYRGEAIRKLSMEERMTICNMSIEWGAKAGLIAPDQTTFDYIQGRPHAPQGADWDAAVEYWKGLVSDADAHFDKVVTIDASQVTPWVTWGTNPGQGVALSGLVPNPDDFADPDEREAAANALRYMGLEAGTPMRDITVDTVFVGSCTNGRISDLRRAAELIKGRKVADGTRMLVVPGSVRVRLQAEEEGLDVVFKEAGAEWRGAGCSMCLGMNPDQLTPGERSASTSNRNFEGRQGKGGRTHLVSPDVAVATAVTGHLASPAEL, encoded by the coding sequence ATGGGCAAGACGCTCGCTGAGAAGATCTGGGACGACCACGTCGTCCGTTCCGCCCCGGGAGAGCCGGACCTGCTGTTCATCGACCTCCACCTGCTCCATGAGGTCACGAGCCCGCAGGCGTTCGACGGACTGCGTCTCTCCGGGCGCAGTGTGCGTCGTCCCGACCTCACCTTGGCGACCGAGGACCACAACATCCCGACGACCGATCTCGACAAGCCGATCGCCGACCCCGTGTCGCGCACGCAGGTCGAGACGCTGCGCCGCAACTGCGCCGAGTTCGGCGTCCGCCTGCACCCGATGGGCGACATCGAGCAGGGCATCGTCCACGTCGTCGGGCCGCAGCTGGGCCTGACCCAGCCGGGCATGACGATCGTGTGCGGCGACTCGCACACCTCGACGCACGGCGCGTTCGGCTCGATCGCCTTCGGCATCGGCACCAGCGAGGTCGAGCACGTCCTGGCCACCCAGTCGCTGTCGCAGGCCAAGCCCAAGATGATGGCGGTCGACGTCGTCGGCGACCTGCCCGCGGGCACCACCGCGAAGGACCTGATCCTGGCGCTCATCACCCAGGAGACCACCGGCGGCGGCCAGGGCTACATCGTCGAGTACCGCGGTGAGGCGATCCGCAAGCTCTCGATGGAAGAGCGCATGACGATCTGCAACATGAGCATCGAGTGGGGCGCCAAGGCGGGCCTCATCGCTCCGGACCAGACGACGTTCGACTACATCCAGGGCCGCCCGCACGCGCCGCAGGGCGCCGACTGGGACGCCGCCGTCGAGTACTGGAAGGGCCTCGTCTCCGACGCGGACGCCCACTTCGACAAGGTCGTCACGATCGACGCCTCGCAGGTCACGCCGTGGGTCACGTGGGGCACCAACCCCGGCCAGGGCGTCGCGCTGTCGGGCCTGGTCCCGAACCCGGACGACTTCGCGGACCCGGACGAGCGCGAGGCCGCGGCCAACGCGCTGCGCTACATGGGCCTCGAGGCCGGCACGCCGATGCGCGACATCACGGTCGACACGGTCTTCGTCGGCTCGTGCACCAACGGCCGCATCAGCGACCTGCGTCGCGCCGCCGAGCTGATCAAGGGCAGGAAGGTCGCCGACGGCACGCGCATGCTGGTCGTCCCCGGCTCGGTGCGGGTGCGCCTGCAGGCCGAGGAGGAGGGCCTCGACGTCGTCTTCAAGGAGGCCGGCGCCGAATGGCGTGGCGCGGGCTGCTCGATGTGCCTGGGCATGAACCCCGACCAGCTCACGCCGGGCGAGCGCAGCGCCTCGACCTCCAACCGCAACTTCGAGGGCCGTCAGGGCAAGGGTGGCCGGACCCACCTGGTCTCGCCCGACGTCGCCGTCGCCACCGCCGTCACGGGCCACCTGGCCTCGCCGGCCGAGCTCTGA
- the leuD gene encoding 3-isopropylmalate dehydratase small subunit — protein MDKFISHTGVGAPLRRSNVDTDQIIPAVYLKRVTRTGFEDGLFAAWRNDPEFVLNQPAYQNATVLVAGPDFGTGSSREHAVWALQNYGFKVIISPRFGDIFRGNSGKAGLLAAQVDEKVVAALWAYLEANPGAQISVDLESRTVSAGEGVDRIEDSFTIDDYTRWRLLEGLDDIGITLGHADDIAAYEAKRPSFKPATL, from the coding sequence ATGGACAAGTTCATCTCGCACACCGGCGTCGGCGCCCCGCTGCGCCGCAGCAACGTCGACACCGACCAGATCATCCCCGCGGTGTACCTGAAGCGCGTCACCCGCACGGGCTTCGAGGACGGTCTCTTCGCCGCGTGGCGCAACGATCCCGAGTTCGTGCTGAACCAGCCCGCCTACCAGAACGCCACCGTGCTGGTCGCCGGTCCGGACTTCGGCACCGGCTCCTCGCGCGAGCACGCCGTGTGGGCCCTGCAGAACTACGGCTTCAAGGTCATCATCAGCCCGCGCTTCGGTGACATCTTCCGGGGCAACTCGGGCAAGGCCGGGCTGCTGGCGGCGCAGGTCGACGAGAAGGTCGTCGCCGCGCTGTGGGCGTACCTCGAGGCCAACCCGGGCGCTCAGATCAGCGTCGACCTGGAGTCGCGCACGGTCTCGGCCGGCGAGGGCGTCGACCGGATCGAGGACTCGTTCACGATCGACGACTACACGCGCTGGCGTCTGCTCGAGGGTCTCGACGACATCGGCATCACGCTGGGCCACGCGGACGACATCGCCGCCTACGAGGCGAAGCGTCCGAGCTTCAAGCCCGCGACGCTCTGA
- a CDS encoding lysophospholipid acyltransferase family protein, which translates to MSRTRPLPPVLRVVVWILRPIFMVVTRRDWRGDEHLPTSGGYVIAANHLSYTDPFLLGHWLVDHDIPPRFLVKDPLFAVPVIGRLLRMAEQIPVYRGTGLAAESLRAAIHAAASGSIVTIYPEGTMTRDPQGWPMSGRDGAVRTAHAAGVPLVPVAQWGPQEIMWPYRREFRLFPRKTIHVFAGAPIDLSDLGEHPTQAQFHAATDRLMDAITALQSQIRGEVPTSPRIDVRTLGKPKTRYEES; encoded by the coding sequence ATGTCACGCACGCGTCCCCTGCCACCCGTGCTCCGGGTGGTCGTGTGGATCCTGCGACCGATCTTCATGGTCGTGACCCGTCGCGACTGGCGCGGCGACGAGCATCTGCCGACGTCCGGCGGGTACGTCATCGCGGCCAATCATCTGTCGTACACCGATCCGTTCCTGCTCGGGCACTGGCTCGTCGATCACGACATCCCGCCGCGCTTCCTGGTCAAGGACCCGCTCTTCGCCGTGCCGGTCATCGGCCGGCTGCTGCGGATGGCCGAGCAGATCCCGGTGTACCGGGGCACCGGCCTGGCCGCCGAGTCGCTGCGGGCCGCGATCCACGCCGCCGCGTCGGGCTCGATCGTCACGATCTACCCCGAGGGCACGATGACGCGCGATCCGCAGGGATGGCCGATGTCGGGTCGCGACGGCGCCGTCCGCACCGCGCACGCCGCGGGCGTGCCGCTCGTGCCCGTGGCCCAGTGGGGCCCGCAGGAGATCATGTGGCCGTACCGGCGCGAGTTCCGGCTGTTCCCGCGCAAGACGATCCACGTGTTCGCCGGTGCGCCCATCGACTTGTCCGACCTGGGTGAACACCCCACCCAGGCCCAGTTCCACGCCGCGACCGATCGGCTGATGGACGCCATCACGGCGCTGCAGTCGCAGATCCGTGGCGAGGTACCCACCTCGCCGCGCATCGACGTCCGCACGCTGGGCAAGCCCAAGACCCGATACGAGGAGAGCTGA
- a CDS encoding NAD(P)H-dependent glycerol-3-phosphate dehydrogenase: MVTAAVMGAGSWGTAFSIVLADAGHDVHLWGRREETCANINERHENTEYLPGLELPETIRATTDPATALAGASIVVLAVPSQTLRANLESWGHLIDPSAVMVSLMKGVELGSHLRMSEVIAELTGAGPERIAVITGPNLAKEIARREPAASVVACADESVALQLQKYCHTPAFRPYTNQDVVGCELAGTVKNIIGLAVGVCDGLDFGDNTKASVITRGLAETARLGLAMGADPMTFMGLAGLGDLVATCSSPLSRNRTFGEKLGRGMTVEEITSQTRQVAEGVKSCVSVAELARLHGVDMPIVEHVRALVDGTMTPTELVETLISRSAKAETR, translated from the coding sequence ATGGTCACTGCTGCAGTCATGGGAGCCGGGTCCTGGGGCACCGCCTTCTCGATCGTGCTGGCCGACGCCGGCCACGACGTCCACCTGTGGGGACGTCGTGAGGAGACCTGCGCCAACATCAACGAGCGTCACGAGAACACCGAGTACCTCCCTGGTCTCGAGCTGCCCGAGACCATCCGCGCCACGACCGATCCCGCGACGGCTCTGGCCGGCGCCTCGATCGTGGTGCTCGCCGTGCCGTCGCAGACGCTGCGTGCCAACCTCGAGTCGTGGGGCCACCTCATCGATCCGTCGGCCGTGATGGTCAGCCTGATGAAGGGCGTCGAGCTGGGGTCGCACCTGCGCATGAGCGAGGTCATCGCCGAGCTCACCGGCGCCGGTCCCGAGCGGATCGCGGTGATCACCGGGCCCAACCTCGCCAAGGAGATCGCGCGCCGCGAGCCGGCCGCCAGTGTCGTCGCGTGCGCCGACGAGTCCGTGGCGTTGCAGCTGCAGAAGTACTGCCACACCCCGGCGTTCCGCCCCTACACGAACCAGGACGTCGTCGGCTGCGAGCTGGCCGGCACGGTCAAGAACATCATCGGCCTGGCGGTCGGGGTGTGCGACGGCCTGGACTTCGGCGACAACACCAAGGCCTCGGTCATCACGCGCGGCCTGGCCGAGACGGCGCGTCTGGGGCTCGCGATGGGCGCCGACCCGATGACGTTCATGGGCCTGGCCGGTCTGGGCGACCTCGTCGCCACGTGCTCCTCGCCGCTGTCGCGCAACCGCACCTTCGGCGAGAAGCTCGGCCGTGGCATGACCGTCGAGGAGATCACCTCGCAGACGCGCCAGGTGGCCGAGGGCGTGAAGTCCTGCGTCTCGGTCGCCGAGCTCGCTCGCCTGCACGGCGTCGACATGCCGATCGTCGAGCACGTCCGTGCCCTCGTCGACGGCACGATGACCCCGACCGAGCTCGTCGAGACCCTCATCAGCCGCTCGGCCAAGGCCGAGACCCGCTGA